The Glycine max cultivar Williams 82 chromosome 17, Glycine_max_v4.0, whole genome shotgun sequence genome contains the following window.
CTCACGCATGTGGAACTTGACAACAATCTCATCACGGGTACTATACCTTCCGAATTGGGAAACCTTGCGAATCTAACTCTGTTGTTCCTTTGGCACAACAAGCTGCAAGGTAACATTCCCTCTTCACTTCCCAATTGTCAAAACCTAGAGGCTATTGATCTGTCGCAGAATGGATTGACGGGTCCCATACCCAAGGGGATATTCCAGCTCAAGAATCTCAACAAGCTCTTGCTCCTCTCCAACAATCTCTCGGGGAAAATCCCTTCTGAGATTGGTAATTGTTCCTCTCTTATTCGGTTCCGAGCCAACGACAACAACATCACCGGGAACATTCCCTCGCAGATTGGGAATCTCAATAATTTGAATTTCCTAGACCTAGGGAACAATCGGATTTCTGGAGTTCTCCCGGAGGAGATCTCCGGCTGCCGGAATCTAGCTTTTCTGGACGTACATTCCAACTTCATCGCCGGAAATTTGCCGGAGAGTCTGAGCCGGCTTAATTCGCTTCAGTTTCTCGATGTGTCTGATAACATGATCGAAGGTACACTAAACCCTACACTCGGCGAACTCGCGGCACTCTCGAAGCTCGTTCTGGCGAAGAATCGAATCTCCGGCTCAATTCCGAGTCAACTCGGTTCTTGTTCGAAGCTACAATTGCTGGATCTCAGCAGCAACAATATCTCCGGCGAAATCCCTGGCAGCATCGGCAACATTCCGGCGCTGGAAATCGCTCTGAATCTGAGCCTGAACCAGCTCTCCAGCGAGATCCCTCAGGAGTTTTCCGGCTTGACGAAGCTCGGCATATTGGATATATCTCACAACGTCCTCAGGGGAAACCTGCAATATCTCGTGGGCCTGCAAAATCTCGTGGTGCTGAACATATCATACAACAAATTCTCGGGACGCGTCCCGGACACGCCGTTCTTCGCGAAGCTCCCGCTGAGCGTGCTGGCGGGGAACCCGGCGCTGTGCTTCTCCGGCAACGAGTGCAGCGGAGACGGAGGCGGCGGCGGGAGGTCAGGCCGGCGGGCGAGGGTGGCGCGCGTGGCCATGGTGGTGCTTCTGTGCACCGCGTGCGTGCTGCTGATGGCGGCGCTATACGTTGTGGTCGCAGCGAAACGAAGAGGGGACCGCGAAAGCGACGTGGAGGTGGTGGATGGAAAGGACAGTGACGTGGACATGGCCCCACCTTGGCAAGTGACGCTTTACCAGAAACTCGATCTGTCTATCTCTGACGTAGCGAAATGTCTCTCTGCTGGCAACGTCATTGGCCACGGCCGATCCGGCGTCGTTTACAGGGTCGACTTGCCCGCCGCCACGGGACTGGCCATTGCGGTCAAGAAGTTCCGGTTGTCGGAGAAATTCTCTGCGGCGGCGTTCTCGTCGGAAATCGCCACGCTGGCGCGTATCCGTCACCGGAACATCGTGCGCCTGCTGGGCTGGGGGGCCAACAGAAGAACCAAGTTACTGTTTTACGATTACTTACAGAACGGTAACTTGGACACTCTCTTACACGAGGGGTGCACAGGATTAATTGATTGGGAGACGCGGCTCAGGATAGCGCTGGGCGTGGCTGAGGGTGTGGCTTACTTGCACCACGATTGCGTGCCTGCTATCTTGCACCGGGACGTCAAGGCGCAGAACATTCTGTTGGGTGACAGATATGAACCCTGTTTGGCTGATTTTGGTTTCGCTCGCTTCGTCCAAGAGGATCACGCTTCCTTTTCCGTTAATCCACAGTTCGCTGGCTCCTACGGCTACATTGCTCCCGGTAACTCATCTTATTCCTCTTTTTCATTAATCATTTattcacataaataaaatttaccattatttctaattaaattcacaTACATCTTAATTGAAAGTTGATGAAATTGTGtaaagttttattatattttcatttgtatgaacaatttatttattgaaacgATTCCCATCGTAAACAAAATTTCCTTTGACAGTCACATCTCATTGGGAACAGAATTAATCTTTAATTGAGGGACAGACATATGCTATACTgattattaattacaaaaactcACATACAACCTCATTTgccaatttttattaattaattaacaagttTTAGTTTTATGATTTCCTTAAAATAATAAGCTATactgattattaattttaattagatgatatctgaaatttgaaattgtaggTAGAGTTAGGGTGGATATTGGGATTTTTTCACATGAATTTTGATTCACAGAATATAGGGTGCATGGTGAGAGCGGTAAATGGGGACCGTACGGCCATCTATTCTGGCTGAAGGCTTTCATTGATTTGTTGCTTTTTGGGTATGATTAATTGTACATCTGATGTACTTGGTGGCACAAAGTTACAAATTACCTGCATGCATATGCATATAATAATTACATATAACCTTTCTATTTGGACAAGCAAAAGACATGATAGTGCCGGCAGAAAAGCACAATGATCACGAGTCACACACGCAATGCGGCCACCCTAATATGATTAATCGCTGTTGAGCTACTTTACAGACAACAAATGTCTCTTACCTCTCTGTTTAATTCTGAACATGTGGAATCTTGCAGAGTATGCTTGCATGCTTAAGATCACAGAGAAGAGCGACGTGTACAGCTTTGGAGTGGTCCTACTGGAGATAATAACGGGGAAAAGGCCAGTGGATCCATCATTCCCGGATGGACAACAACATGTTATTCAGTGGGTGAGGGAGCACCTCAAGAGCAAGAAGGACCCAATCGAGGTTCTTGATTCCAAGCTACAAGGCCATCCAGACACACAAATACAAGAGATGTTACAAGCACTTGGTATTGCTCTCTTGTGCACAAGTAATCGTGCAGAGGATCGACCCACAATGAAAGATGTTGCTGCATTATTGAGAGAAATTCGTCACGACCCTCCTCCACCAGGTGCTGATCCCCacaagcccaagcccaagtcCAACACAACCGAGGCTTCGTCCTATTCCTCGTCCTCAGTCACCCCTGCTCAGTTGCTGCTCCTACAATCTAGTTCAAATTCCTCATCACTTGCTtattcctcttcctcagcagctggCTACCACCCTCCAAGGAACCAATCCTGAACtcaagaaaattatattaattactatGTTTTCAGCATTTAGATATTTTGTttggttaattaattagttagtaCTAGTCATTAACTTTAGTGTAATGTGGCAATTGTAAAGGTGCTTTTGAGTATCCTGATTGAAATACAAGGTAAAATGAAATGAGTGTACAGAAGAAGCTTAATTGATTGACACGATTCCATTTCTTCTTAATTACACTTCTTATGTATGTGAGGGGGGGCTACATTCATATATCCATATATGGTATAAAATCAAATGGGGTGGGGGGCTTCCATAAGAGGTTGTTCCCATCAATTCTTCAAAAGAGGGCAATAGTGTGTCGTGTAACTCTGAAAGCCAAAGAGTAAAAGTGGGATATATATGTCAGGTTCAGCATGCAGGAAGGTGGACTATCATTAGGTACTTTTTGAGCCCTCTTTTGCTTCCATTATGATTGTTGCTGATTGTGGAAAAAGAAGTGAGTTGGCTTGTCTTTCGTTCAACTAACTATAGGCCCGCACCATGTGAAGAAGTGTGGGAGCATTCTGCATTGCATTCTAGTCTAGAACAACGCTTATGGGCAAGCAATGACCAATCACAAGCCCACTTTCCGAATATAACCCTTCCAATTACACTGTATAGCAAGTTAGCAACTGGCTTTGCTTTAAATAGTTGACAACTCATTACCATCATGTCATCACACAGGCCAAATGCAAAGTGTTTGTGCTGcatctcttcctttcttttagCCTCAAATAGGTTTTTTCCAATTTTGTATCACTCAGTATTATTCTATATGGGGTGGGCGCTGTATTTCAagagtatataatttttttttctccttgatCAAAGGGTGGCATTTTAATGGGGCTCACCAGCTGCACATGTAGACTAATGCGCAGACACTGGCTGTCTGGCCCCGCCTCGTACAAGATATATATGGGATCTTTCATCTATtgctttacaaagaaaaaaaaaacaaattacataTACGACGAGCTTCCATCAAATAATGAAAATGACAATGAAAGATTACCAAGTAATATAtactttagattttatttttctttccgtgacacgtaaaaaaaaacaaaaccacgTACAATACTCAGATTTAAGTTACTATCATTTTTGCTTGAGCATAGAGAAATTTAGATGCTCACTACTACAACCATATAAGGTATGGCCGCTGATGAGAGTCAATTTTCACATGCAATATGTATGGTCCAAAAGGGAAACATTTTATCCTTAGAAAACATTCCGATAAAGAGAGACCAAAATAAATTACAGGGTCGGGGTCATGTGTCATAGCATCATAGGGTGATGAACTGTTAATTCTTATCTCTTGTCCACGGATTAAGAATAAAATCTAGCTATCAAATTATCATCATCATAGTTGTGTGGAGGGATGAGTGACTTTCAGTAGCGACCAAGCAAACTCGTCTTATTTAAGCCTTAAATTCTATGTCTGACACTAACCATAATTATTGATTGAACATGTGGGCATGGGCTAAGGCTCTCCACTccatctaaaaataatttttaacagtTAAAATTCTCCTTTCAATTCAACCAACAAATACTTCAATTTAATACTCTCTTAGATCTCGAAATCAAAGTTAAATATACTTTGTCGTAATGAGAGGGAGATAATAGACAAACACAATAGTTTGATGGAAATACTTGGCCTTAAAGTTTTccaacattaaaatttatattattttgcatCCAACTTTCTATAGTGACAGAAGTAAAGTATAATCCTAACCTCCATTTTTACTGAGGATTTTTCCAGTGGGATATAAGAGTCATATCATGGATAACCCAGAGATTTCAGCGAGCAAACTTGGTAATTAAGCTTCACCAGCGAGTCAAATGACATGGAAGGCTGATTATACTGTAATTCCTATAACTACACATAAggataaatatatttctcaCCAAAAGGTTGCAGATTATTGGAACACTAGAGAATTCATATTGAGAGAAGATATGTTCAgtgtaataataaatattgtacATGGTGAATCCAATACCTATGAAGTACCAACTCTAATACGGACACAACACCGAAATACAGCTAATGTTTAAGATATAGAATGTTGGAACACCACgtgtatataataataagtGTTATTTCGTATGAATAATGACCTTCATACCTTATAGATAGAGTATTAAGAGAGATATATGATTTCACAATGTGgcctttacaaaaaataaaataaaatcctaacATTAGAGGATAAATCATATCTCTTAAAcgttaaaacaattaattaactcTTATAAAAATGAGTCTCACAAAAAAGTGCTATGAGTGAGCCTAACAATActtatcatataatttaattttttttgttatattttttaatgatagaAATGTTTAAGAAGTGTTTATTCTTTATAACCGAGAGTAAGTGTCACCTCATTCTCTTGACTCCTGTTTAAACTATGTTGAAAAGGTATCTAAACTATGTCGTAgttgtttgagaaaaaaaatattatatattttttaattgtgacaCTATGGAAGGGCATTTGATATGTGTCCAAGTGGTGTTCAACAAGTGTGATGTAAAAAAAGTGTGATACGTTgacatgttattttataaagGTATTCTTGTTTCTTAGATGTATATCGAGTTTGATTAACATTTTGTAAAGAGAGGCTAGTTATTTAGTTCTCCCAGTActtctccttttttattttcttctgaaTATCCAAATTTTCTGTGCATAAGTAATAATCTTTTGAAAGTGAAGGATTGCTATTTCGTCTCCTTTCAAAGATGTCATTGTTCATAATTTGAACGATGCGTGCATTTAGGAAGTAAGGTGGTATTTGTGTTGGATCACAAAAAATGGTCTGTCTATCATTTCCATTACTTTTTGTGCTTGATCATGCCTTGTCAGTTCTAtgcaactattttttatttacacggTTGCTTTTCTggaattataatcataaatagACTCTTGGGTTGTTTCTTTTGATATATATTTGTTGCCGTAGCAAGCTCCTCCAAAATCCACTGTGGCTCtttacacaaacacacaccgtTACCAAAAGCAAATATTGGTCCTTTCCTTTCAAGGTCTAATGACAAAAGTGATCCCTATTTGGGTTAAACCAATACATTCCATAGTATTAGACATTATGAGTTGCTATGCATGTGTCTGTTGGATCCAGTTTCCTTCACCGAATTTATGAACAATCCACGGGTGAGTTGAagtttttttagcttttaattCTTCTGGCAGGATCTTCGCTGATATTTTCTAGTCATATAGTTGGTCACAGGTCATATATAACAGGCACGATGAATAAATTACTTGAGACAAATAGAAATTAATGAGATAGTTTCAGAGTTTCGGAATAAGCAGCAGAGCAATGCAATGCATAATGTTAGAATAAGCAGCAGAGCaatgattgattaaaaaattagttaggaatatttttttatatttctgagAATAATTAAGAcatatatttgattaaattattttttcttgtaaatatatattataattactaaaatatttttattatgttaaagatgttttcttttcttcataaaataaataactttattataaaatcaacaaatgtcaaacaaattatacttaaaatattttattatatctcATGTTCTTATGATAAAATTTCTCTCAGTATTCCTTTAAAATTCATGAGattcatgataaataaaaattgacacATGAGattatacttaaaatatttttttttaatggaatcTTTGTTGAATGACAAAAATTAGATAATATAGATGAAGAAATTATTAATAGGAAAGTATGATAATGAGTAAAAAGaaagtatatgtatatttttagtCATAAAAGGAATTTTATTCCATGGGAAtaaaatttttctaaatattgaCGGAAAATGAGATTATTATTTATCGAAGTAAAAAatacattcaaaattaattaatttattatttcataacaAAGATGAGATTATTCAGACTCAATTAACTGAgttaaattctttaatattaTATAGACATCCTACTCaattaattgagttaaattctttaatattaTATAGATAATGTGTATGAAAGATTGTCAAAAATCTTACTTTTTAACTATGAAATAAGCTTTTTAAAAGACGaaacttttcaaaattaaaaatatgtaaatatcacttaaaagaaataatgtattaaaaagataaaatgatcaACTTTactatcaattgaaaaaaaaaatcaaatcaattttatcataataatttagTAAGTAATTTTCCACCTTAAAAAAGTCTTATCTTCAAATTCACTTTAGGCTTAGATCATATAAATTTGACTGCCCTAACTGAGATAATGTGTCAAAGTTCCTGAAGTATAGAAAaacattttccatttttattagaatcGGTGGCATAAAATGATTTATTGTCTGTAAATATTGAGAAAGATGACATGTAGTTTATTAGTCGCATTAGATGGTATAACCGATAGGGTTGTAAGAAAGGGGTTATAGTTATTCAGGAGAGGATTGTTATTTACAcctctaatcttttgaaaatattgtGAAAAGACAGGAATGGCCCTTTCATGGTTTCCCTATACCGCTCTCTCTTCCGTTTCACCGTCCGCTGCACCTCATTCTCCGTCTTCTTacctcttctttctccttctctcaccttatttttattattgtgtcTAACGAGaagttattttgtttattgtagTTCTGTTGTGCAATTgttattttctcaaaatttattcatgttaatcatttttttcctgatattaataattattttttagttaatgttttaattttttttaagttaatgtttgtacttaatttataatttttgttattgtaaatttttaacgTTTAATATATCTAATGTTTttgttaatacattttttttattagttaatgtTTTTAAACTCCATATAATCCTACTCAATATAATCATTACTTACATATACAAGTTGACAGTAATAAATATTAAGTAATATTTTGCTACCTTTGATAACatccataattatttttcttcaaacagCAAGCAACATAACTTCACTTATTCAAATGAATTTAAGATTATGGGGACATTCAAGCAATATTCTCTTGAGAAGTTGATATCATGTCACCATCATAATaaccaatagaaaaaaaattattcttttaagaaatttaGTAAATATGAAAACACTAGAATGTGCTGCCTCATACCACCACTAACTCGTGATTTTATGTCTTCTAGGGGTGGAATATATGTTGCCAACGGAATCTGTGGGAAGGacatttttggaataaaaaaggCACTCATGTGGGTAGTGAGAATAACAATTGTGAGGTGAGAATAGCAGCTCTCTATTCAGCAAAACTGTGGGTCTGCTTATGCTTTCGGTTGGAATCTAGCCAGGAAAGGCTAGTGTTGGGCTGTTACTTCCTGTATTCTTTCTAGAATGTTTTTTACCTTCCGGATTGGTCACTTGGAAGCCGAAAAAGAGGTGCGTTCTGGAAGCCATAAAGGAGGTGCACTAAGCAATAGCCCTGATCTTGCTGCTAATTAGGTCAATGGATACCCATACTTATTGGGCTGATATATGCAAAACATAGCAAGGCCTGCTTTAAAGAAACTTTTTAAATCTCTTATATACTTATgatggaaaaaaagaagaaggtgatattgttttatggaagaaaaaaaaactcgacGAAAATGTAGCAATATGTGCCCACTAGCCATTACTTTACGCCCTCCATTCTACACAAACTTTGtatatagtttattttctttatttctcttgtatattaataatgaaattatctgtcaaaataaaaattaaaataattgaacatcgatttcatttaaattataagCTTCAATCTACAAAACTTGTGAAATAAAGCATCAATCACATAATAGTTAGATGATAAGgttattattgaaaattaaatttatagcaTATACTACTTCATTAATCACCAATAACCATCGTGACTTCTTAATAGAACTagttatttatgggcttgggtTTACGGACAATTCCTTTAAACCATTAGTTATACGGGTTTAAGTCTGTGATTAATGGGCCACTTCATAGAccaattactttttaaaaaatattaattactattttatacttttattttttaattaagtatttgGCTAATTattatttggtatttttttaattatgttattagtACGCAATATCCATTCAGACAAATGACTTATCGGTTAGTATTtggtatttaattaatatatgtcaACCTTCATgttagtatttataattttttgatgaaaaaatcTTAATACTAACGAGTGTCCAAAGTTAAGAAGTAAGGACCACTCTAAAGTAATCGCGCCACACCTATATCAAACATGCATGATGCACTTGTCTCTATAAGGCATTTCCATGTCACTTCAAACTATCTTTGttacatttttagtttcttccaaaatttataaatataaatacaattactacaataactaaataaatgaTAGTATTCCGTTAACTAATATTAATTTCCAGAAAGCTAATtatgtttcttttaattaattaattaaagatttttgcttttatgttaataattatatatttatacgtTGTAATGTGACTGTCTTGGTTAGCTCTCCTCCGGACATGTCTCCCTTATCGTAGCTGACGTTTACTTTTCTTCGCTAGGAACTGTGGTAGTTGGGGTGTACCCCCACCTTGTGTGTTTTAGATTGTATTTTTCTCTATCCTAATGAAGCTGTACCTCAAGTATACATAGCGTAAATACCATTATTGCTTTAGACAACCGAAGCGTGTTTATGCTTGATTTAAAAAGGAAACGCTGATTAATTAGTTTGGAGAAATTTTGGTACTTTTGAACATGGTGGACACTTCAAGTGGCATGGAGGACTTCATCCAGCAACTAAGACTTTTAGTGAGAAGAAAATCCTACAAAATACTTTCATAGACTAGACACTTCAACACTGAGTAgtaaaagagataaataatttttttatacgtaatttgaatcataaaaatattccCATAGACATAAAATGTCTTATATAATGGTAAATTACAGATAAAATGGTCAAGCAGTTACTGTGGGTTTTGAACCACTTGTTTAGGCTCAAAATGGATCCAGaacaaatcttatcttattaaTATCCACTTATTGGATAAATGCCTACGAGAACCACAGAGAATGGAAGTGACGAAGGTAATAAAATGTTCATGCTTTACTCACATATAATACAGAAAGAATGAAATTCTGATTTAGTTCAtgtataaaaatacaataatttaatttttatgttaagtttatgagattatttaattattaaattataatattaaatgatcaaaatttttaagaattaatttcatattaaattataaaattcaagatttatcataaaattacaCACACgaataattgtcacatttttTTACACATGACTAATTGTCACATTTTTGTATGCATTTAaagattaaactaaattttttattcttttgataaCTAcactgtatttatttttttataatccaGAAACATAACTGTACGGAAAGGTACACTGCCACTGCCGCACAATTTTGAATATGACATGTACTATTATAGTATTACTAGTTTTTCGTTGTATACATACTTTCCCTCTAAGAAATAAAGAAAGTAGCTCTTGTTGCTTGCTATAGTGTTGCGTTTGCTGACATTACATCCTACAAGAAAGTGCTCTTGTTTGGTCTCTTGCTTCATATGCGAATCATCTTTTCATAAGCATTTCCAGTTTGAGCCAGCATAATCCCAAGCCACTAATAAAAACTATTCTTCCATTTCCTTGTATACATACACTCTTCTATCATACGCCTCTGGAGTCCTGTGTAGACCATCACTGTCCTTTATTCTTTAATCGAATGTGGTGGGGATCGCTTTGTTGTCACGCAAGGAAGCGTCAGTTATTGGCTTACAATTCTACCCTTCTAAATATATActctactattattattattattattcttttgaaaagatcCATATCTTGTGTCACTTCACAATGCCACCAACATCCATTAGGACACTAGCCACTAGGATGCTAATGCCTAATAATATGCTATGCTAGTAACACCAGCAACTTATTTTCTAAAGACCCATGTGctcccttcttttttcttttttgtctagTTTCGGATGGTCtaagatttaataaaatgagaTGCAGTTATGACATTGACTGTTAGCTTTCAAGGAATTTGGCTTGAAAAAGGtgttatttagtatttttattttgcgtGGTTCTATAAGAAACTGGATTTTGTTACCTAGATTATCGCCGAggactcaaaa
Protein-coding sequences here:
- the LOC100778064 gene encoding leucine-rich repeat receptor-like serine/threonine-protein kinase RGI4 encodes the protein MPVNPWTLFFLCISLLLLPFHSFIAAAVNQQGEGLLSWKRTLNGSLEVLSNWDPVQDTPCSWYGVSCNFKKEVVQLDLRYVDLLGRLPTNFTSLLSLTSLILTGTNLTGSIPKEIGELVELSYLDLSDNALSGEIPSELCYLPKLEELHLNSNDLVGSIPVAIGNLMKLQKLILYDNQLGGEVPGTVGNLKSLQVLRAGGNKNLEGPLPQEIGNCSSLVMLGLAETSLSGSLPPSLGFLKNLETIAIYTSLLSGEIPPELGDCTELQNIYLYENSLTGSIPSKLGNLKKLENLLLWQNNLVGTIPPEIGNCDMLSVIDVSMNSLTGSIPKTFGNLTSLQELQLSVNQISGEIPGELGKCQQLTHVELDNNLITGTIPSELGNLANLTLLFLWHNKLQGNIPSSLPNCQNLEAIDLSQNGLTGPIPKGIFQLKNLNKLLLLSNNLSGKIPSEIGNCSSLIRFRANDNNITGNIPSQIGNLNNLNFLDLGNNRISGVLPEEISGCRNLAFLDVHSNFIAGNLPESLSRLNSLQFLDVSDNMIEGTLNPTLGELAALSKLVLAKNRISGSIPSQLGSCSKLQLLDLSSNNISGEIPGSIGNIPALEIALNLSLNQLSSEIPQEFSGLTKLGILDISHNVLRGNLQYLVGLQNLVVLNISYNKFSGRVPDTPFFAKLPLSVLAGNPALCFSGNECSGDGGGGGRSGRRARVARVAMVVLLCTACVLLMAALYVVVAAKRRGDRESDVEVVDGKDSDVDMAPPWQVTLYQKLDLSISDVAKCLSAGNVIGHGRSGVVYRVDLPAATGLAIAVKKFRLSEKFSAAAFSSEIATLARIRHRNIVRLLGWGANRRTKLLFYDYLQNGNLDTLLHEGCTGLIDWETRLRIALGVAEGVAYLHHDCVPAILHRDVKAQNILLGDRYEPCLADFGFARFVQEDHASFSVNPQFAGSYGYIAPEYACMLKITEKSDVYSFGVVLLEIITGKRPVDPSFPDGQQHVIQWVREHLKSKKDPIEVLDSKLQGHPDTQIQEMLQALGIALLCTSNRAEDRPTMKDVAALLREIRHDPPPPGADPHKPKPKSNTTEASSYSSSSVTPAQLLLLQSSSNSSSLAYSSSSAAGYHPPRNQS